From the Flavobacteriales bacterium genome, one window contains:
- a CDS encoding DUF805 domain-containing protein, whose product MNWYLKVLNQYSDFNSRARRKEYWMFALVNFIISMLIVVVDNALGFSFNYTGNVSGAGVFNLLYNLLILIPSLAVAVRRLHDVGKSGWMFLIVFIPLIGPIWLFILLLRDSEAGENKYGPNPKGV is encoded by the coding sequence ATGAATTGGTATCTAAAAGTTTTAAATCAATATTCTGACTTTAACAGCAGAGCAAGACGGAAAGAGTATTGGATGTTTGCCTTGGTTAATTTTATTATTTCAATGCTTATCGTTGTAGTCGATAATGCCTTAGGTTTTTCCTTTAATTATACAGGAAATGTATCAGGAGCAGGTGTTTTTAATTTATTATACAACCTTTTAATCTTAATCCCTAGCCTTGCTGTTGCCGTCAGGCGACTGCATGATGTTGGTAAAAGCGGTTGGATGTTTTTGATTGTATTTATACCGTTAATAGGACCTATTTGGCTATTCATATTGTTGTTAAGAGATAGCGAAGCTGGAGAAAACAAATATGGCCCTAATCCAAAGGGAGTATAA
- the rpoN gene encoding RNA polymerase factor sigma-54: MQKQRLKQEIGLNLSPQQIQFMNLLQIPLMSLEKRIEDELESNPALEETTKDKEKNEDTESSWESTRNHNQSTEEKYSTVARERELSLQEFLLQQLPMQSLDDDESVLAQFIIGCLDDNGFLSRSLLSISDDLLFKLNLNISETDLMPILKIVQKLDPLGVGARDLKECLLLQLENKTQTESIILAQSVLKHQYTAFANKNYEKLLKEFEVDEDQIRQVYKEVEQLNPKPGSSFTNTQEVNAYITADFFLEADNDELNVILNNSRSKSLRSSSYYKKMLENLEQEKGDKEAIQFLKEKIEGAEWFANALIQREQTLLKTMNCIVSIQEDFFKTGDEKLLQPMKLMDISEKIDLDISTISRVTNSKYIETPYGTFLLKEFFSDAYSKDDGTVISNKVIKSHLQDILENENKKKPYSDEELSEKLDELGFHIARRTVAKYRDQLGVAVARLRREL; encoded by the coding sequence ATGCAAAAACAGAGATTAAAACAAGAGATAGGTCTTAACCTTAGTCCACAGCAAATACAGTTTATGAATTTGTTGCAGATACCTCTTATGTCTTTGGAAAAACGCATAGAAGATGAGCTAGAAAGCAACCCCGCTTTAGAAGAAACAACTAAGGATAAAGAGAAAAACGAGGATACTGAAAGTAGCTGGGAAAGCACTAGAAACCACAACCAAAGTACAGAAGAAAAATACAGTACAGTAGCTCGAGAAAGAGAGTTGAGTTTACAAGAATTTCTCTTGCAACAGTTGCCTATGCAAAGCCTCGATGATGATGAATCCGTACTAGCACAATTCATAATTGGCTGCCTTGATGATAATGGTTTTTTAAGCCGTTCGCTACTATCTATCTCCGATGACTTATTGTTTAAGTTGAATCTAAACATCAGCGAAACCGACCTAATGCCCATTTTGAAAATCGTACAAAAGCTAGACCCCCTTGGTGTGGGGGCTAGAGATTTAAAAGAATGTTTACTCCTTCAATTAGAAAACAAAACACAAACAGAGTCTATTATATTAGCTCAATCTGTGCTGAAACACCAATACACAGCATTCGCCAATAAGAACTATGAAAAGCTACTTAAAGAATTTGAAGTTGATGAAGATCAAATCAGACAGGTTTACAAAGAAGTTGAGCAATTGAACCCTAAACCCGGTTCTAGTTTTACGAATACTCAAGAAGTCAATGCATACATAACGGCAGATTTCTTTTTAGAAGCCGATAATGACGAACTAAACGTCATACTCAACAACAGTAGAAGTAAGTCATTAAGGAGTAGTTCGTACTACAAAAAGATGTTAGAAAACTTGGAGCAAGAAAAAGGCGATAAAGAGGCTATCCAATTTCTAAAAGAAAAAATAGAAGGTGCTGAGTGGTTTGCTAATGCTCTTATACAAAGGGAGCAAACCTTACTAAAAACCATGAATTGTATTGTCAGTATTCAAGAAGACTTTTTTAAAACAGGAGACGAGAAACTACTCCAACCCATGAAACTAATGGACATTTCTGAGAAGATAGATTTAGATATTTCTACCATCTCTAGAGTCACTAACAGCAAATACATAGAAACGCCTTACGGGACTTTTTTATTGAAAGAGTTTTTCTCAGATGCTTATAGCAAAGATGATGGCACTGTTATTTCTAATAAAGTGATAAAAAGTCATCTGCAAGACATTCTAGAAAATGAAAACAAGAAAAAACCCTATTCAGATGAAGAGCTTTCTGAAAAACTAGATGAATTAGGTTTTCATATTGCCAGACGTACTGTTGCAAAATACCGCGACCAATTGGGCGTGGCAGTGGCTAGATTAAGGAGGGAATTATGA
- a CDS encoding rhomboid family intramembrane serine protease, which yields MSTQRKYSIFILPALFILVLFVVEWIEHTYSMRFAKYGVLPRTLEGLKGVLLSPFIHSDWKHLTNNALPLFVLTATLGFFYKGIAKEVFFWSWLMSGLWLWAIGRPSFHIGASGLLYALASFLFFSGFIRKHTKLMSISMFVVFLYGGMVWGIFPMKKHISWEGHLAGALAGLILAYWFKDNGPPKQVYQYEIDELLEEHEQTYTYEYKEKEKN from the coding sequence ATGTCAACACAAAGGAAGTACTCTATATTTATCTTACCAGCCTTATTTATCCTCGTTCTGTTTGTTGTCGAATGGATAGAGCACACATATAGTATGCGTTTTGCCAAATACGGTGTTTTACCTCGTACCTTAGAAGGTTTGAAAGGGGTACTTTTATCACCTTTTATTCATAGTGATTGGAAACACCTTACTAATAATGCTTTACCCTTATTTGTATTAACCGCTACGCTAGGGTTTTTCTATAAAGGGATTGCTAAAGAAGTCTTTTTTTGGTCGTGGCTCATGAGTGGATTATGGCTTTGGGCAATAGGCCGACCTAGTTTTCATATTGGCGCAAGTGGATTGCTCTATGCTCTAGCTTCCTTTTTATTTTTTAGTGGCTTTATCCGAAAGCACACCAAGTTAATGTCTATATCTATGTTTGTCGTTTTCCTTTATGGGGGTATGGTATGGGGCATTTTCCCTATGAAAAAACATATATCGTGGGAAGGTCATTTGGCAGGAGCTTTGGCGGGGCTTATACTAGCCTATTGGTTTAAAGACAATGGTCCTCCTAAGCAAGTTTATCAGTATGAAATAGATGAACTCTTGGAAGAACACGAACAAACATACACCTACGAATACAAAGAAAAAGAGAAGAACTAA
- a CDS encoding TetR/AcrR family transcriptional regulator, with protein sequence MEVKEHIIQQSLSLFLKKGVKQVNMDEVATKLGISKKTLYVHFDNKQDLVHHCFQKHNDLVSEMINTSAAQFDNAIDELFAIDESCSVVMKQTNPYLLGELKRYYPNTWALIEQLKQKVLFNIMKNNLNKGVKQGIYRKEIDVDIIAKLMISRIDALVNDELFPLTHYDFRKLLTEIRIYHLRGIATLKGINYLEQKINEE encoded by the coding sequence ATGGAAGTTAAAGAACATATCATTCAACAATCGCTTTCTCTTTTTTTGAAAAAGGGTGTTAAGCAGGTGAACATGGACGAAGTGGCTACTAAATTAGGCATCTCTAAAAAGACTTTGTACGTTCATTTTGACAACAAACAAGACTTGGTTCACCATTGTTTTCAGAAGCACAACGATTTAGTCTCTGAAATGATAAATACTTCAGCAGCTCAATTTGATAATGCTATCGATGAGCTTTTTGCTATTGATGAGAGTTGTTCTGTGGTTATGAAACAAACCAACCCTTATTTGTTGGGTGAGTTAAAGCGATATTATCCTAATACATGGGCTTTAATTGAGCAGTTAAAACAAAAGGTTCTGTTCAATATTATGAAGAATAACCTCAATAAAGGTGTTAAACAAGGGATTTATAGAAAGGAAATAGATGTGGATATTATTGCCAAACTCATGATTAGTAGAATAGACGCTTTGGTCAATGACGAACTTTTTCCATTGACGCACTACGATTTTAGAAAATTACTGACAGAAATTAGAATTTATCACCTTCGAGGAATTGCAACTCTTAAAGGCATCAACTATTTAGAACAAAAAATCAATGAAGAATAA
- a CDS encoding efflux RND transporter periplasmic adaptor subunit, giving the protein MKTVKLLSVLALAILVGCGEEVNELSQKKETLKELKQQMGDLKSQISSLEKEIALSDTLVEGGVVVHTQVVEGTNFTHYISQPGIVSSKENILVSVEMGGMVVNRLVEEGSWVNKGDAIIQLDASILSNQVEDLRQSTELAKTTYERQDNLWKQGIGSEMQYLQAKNQYVSLQKKLAAMEAQLDKLELVAPISGRLDEIYINVGEFATPTMPAFRIVNSKKLQVEVDVAERYSAIIKKGDMVNISFDVLGINRQEKVSFVGQVINSQNRTFKVKINLNNSSGDIKPNAVASVKLQDFSQEGAVVLPSACIKKDMRGSFVFVADNNKAIKKYVETGLSQDDMTHITSGLDFGQEVIVIGYDGVANGSKLDIK; this is encoded by the coding sequence ATGAAAACAGTAAAATTATTATCAGTATTAGCCCTTGCTATCCTTGTCGGTTGTGGCGAAGAGGTCAATGAATTAAGTCAAAAGAAAGAAACCCTAAAAGAGCTTAAGCAGCAAATGGGGGATTTGAAATCTCAAATTTCTTCATTAGAAAAAGAAATTGCTCTTTCCGATACCCTAGTTGAAGGGGGAGTAGTCGTACATACACAAGTTGTTGAAGGCACTAACTTTACCCATTATATTAGTCAGCCGGGCATTGTCAGTTCTAAGGAGAATATATTGGTTAGTGTTGAGATGGGCGGTATGGTCGTTAATCGTTTGGTAGAAGAAGGAAGTTGGGTTAATAAAGGCGATGCCATCATACAGCTCGATGCCAGTATTTTATCCAATCAAGTGGAAGATTTAAGACAATCTACTGAATTAGCCAAGACCACTTACGAGCGTCAAGATAATTTATGGAAACAAGGTATTGGCTCAGAGATGCAATATTTACAAGCTAAAAACCAGTACGTTTCATTACAAAAAAAGTTAGCCGCCATGGAGGCTCAGCTAGATAAGTTGGAGTTGGTAGCACCTATTAGCGGTCGATTGGACGAGATTTACATCAATGTGGGTGAGTTTGCTACTCCAACAATGCCAGCCTTTCGTATTGTCAATTCAAAGAAGTTGCAAGTAGAAGTAGATGTAGCAGAACGCTATTCGGCAATTATTAAAAAAGGAGACATGGTCAATATTTCATTTGATGTTTTAGGGATAAACCGTCAAGAGAAAGTATCCTTTGTAGGGCAAGTTATAAACTCACAGAATAGAACATTCAAAGTAAAGATAAACCTCAACAACAGCTCAGGTGATATTAAGCCTAATGCGGTGGCTTCTGTAAAATTACAAGACTTTAGTCAAGAGGGGGCTGTGGTTTTGCCGTCGGCATGTATCAAAAAAGATATGCGTGGTTCTTTTGTCTTTGTAGCTGATAACAACAAAGCCATCAAAAAATATGTAGAAACAGGACTTTCTCAAGACGATATGACACACATTACCTCAGGCTTA
- the asnS gene encoding asparagine--tRNA ligase: MKHTKVKTLLLGEAVNETVCVKGWVRTKRGSKNVSFIAINDGSTINNIQAVAENDSFDESLLKQITTGACLSIIGTLIESQGSGQKVEIAAQEIAVLGEADADLYPLQPKKHSLEFLREKAHLRFRTNTFSAVFRVRHALSFAIHQFFNDKGFVNLHTPIITGADAEGAGEMFQVSSLDWNNLPKDDKGNVDETQDFFGKKTNLTVSGQLEAELGALALGQVYTFGPTFRAENSNTSRHLSEFWMIEPEVAFADLNDNMDLAEDFLKYCIQYVLDKCSDDIAFLDNRLADEEKNLPKEQKSEMGLIERLQFVIENDFERLTYTEAIDILRNSKPNKKKKFQYLIEGFGADLQSEHERYLVEKKFKKPVILTDYPKGIKAFYMRMNEDGQTVRAMDILFPGIGEIVGGSQREERMEILKSRMEEMDIDQEELWWYLETRQFGSCPHSGFGLGFERLIMFVTGMKNVRDVIPFPRYPQNAEF, from the coding sequence ATGAAACATACAAAAGTTAAAACCTTATTGTTAGGTGAAGCCGTTAATGAAACCGTTTGTGTAAAAGGCTGGGTGAGAACTAAAAGGGGAAGTAAAAATGTATCCTTTATTGCTATCAATGATGGCTCGACGATTAATAATATTCAAGCTGTTGCGGAGAACGATTCTTTTGATGAGAGTCTTCTAAAGCAGATAACGACTGGGGCCTGTCTTTCCATTATTGGCACTTTGATAGAGTCACAAGGGAGCGGTCAGAAAGTAGAAATTGCAGCTCAAGAAATTGCAGTTTTAGGAGAGGCAGATGCTGATTTGTACCCGCTTCAGCCCAAAAAACACAGTTTAGAATTTTTAAGAGAAAAAGCGCATTTACGTTTTAGAACAAATACGTTTAGTGCTGTGTTCAGAGTCCGTCATGCTCTTTCTTTTGCTATTCATCAGTTTTTTAATGATAAAGGTTTTGTGAATTTGCATACGCCCATCATTACTGGTGCCGATGCTGAGGGTGCAGGTGAAATGTTTCAAGTTAGTAGTTTGGATTGGAATAATCTGCCCAAAGATGATAAGGGAAATGTAGATGAAACACAAGATTTTTTCGGTAAAAAAACTAACCTTACCGTTTCAGGACAACTAGAGGCGGAATTAGGTGCTTTAGCTCTTGGTCAAGTATATACATTTGGACCTACATTTAGAGCTGAAAACTCCAATACCTCTAGACATTTATCCGAGTTTTGGATGATAGAACCTGAAGTAGCCTTCGCTGACCTTAACGACAATATGGACTTGGCAGAAGACTTTTTGAAGTATTGTATTCAGTATGTTTTGGATAAATGTTCTGATGACATTGCCTTTTTGGATAACCGCTTGGCAGATGAAGAAAAAAACCTACCCAAAGAACAAAAATCCGAAATGGGGCTGATTGAACGCCTGCAATTTGTGATTGAAAACGATTTCGAACGCTTGACTTATACAGAAGCCATTGATATTCTACGTAACTCTAAGCCCAACAAAAAGAAAAAATTCCAATACCTCATCGAAGGTTTTGGTGCTGACTTACAATCCGAACATGAACGCTATTTGGTGGAAAAAAAGTTCAAAAAGCCCGTCATTCTTACCGATTACCCTAAAGGTATAAAAGCATTTTATATGCGTATGAATGAAGATGGACAAACGGTCAGAGCCATGGATATACTATTCCCGGGAATTGGGGAAATCGTTGGGGGTTCACAACGAGAAGAAAGGATGGAAATTCTTAAGTCTAGAATGGAAGAAATGGACATTGACCAAGAAGAATTGTGGTGGTATTTAGAAACACGACAATTTGGTAGCTGTCCACACAGCGGTTTTGGGCTGGGCTTTGAAAGACTTATCATGTTTGTTACAGGCATGAAAAACGTTAGAGATGTTATTCCTTTCCCTCGCTACCCTCAAAATGCCGAATTTTAA
- a CDS encoding TolC family protein: MKNNLILIAILIAFTSSAQQRLSVKEAQELGLQNNVKVKNAKLEVSLAKKKVMETIGIGLPKINGEVNWQQFLEIPTTVVPANMFVPTAPEGEYAELQFGTEHNSTASITASQLLFDGSYIVGLKASTIYKSLSQQSLQLTEQQIQDSIAAAYYNVLVAEERKDFLKLIAEIHQGILDEVQARYDLGMVEDLDVDRMALTLSNMEIQSENMQRMTEVAYLYLKLILGIPLEEELVLTDSLPTLLSQNQTLKIQEPNIENRLEFQLADTQRKLSKLDLRRYQSQFLPSISAFGTYSQNAFRNEFNFFDEDLSWYPTQVVGVKATMNLFDGFSRIAKVQQAKIELEKAKNNQFQVSESLSLAHKVALSNYLTAYHTQKQKSESLELSKKIYLKTMAKYREGLVSSMELSQSGADYSQAQADNAQAIYNLLIAKTNYNRSVGN; the protein is encoded by the coding sequence ATGAAGAATAATTTAATATTAATCGCAATTCTTATAGCGTTTACTTCTTCCGCTCAACAACGCTTATCTGTTAAAGAAGCGCAAGAGTTAGGCTTACAAAATAATGTTAAGGTCAAAAATGCTAAGCTAGAAGTTTCCCTTGCCAAGAAAAAAGTAATGGAAACTATTGGTATTGGTTTGCCCAAGATAAATGGCGAAGTGAATTGGCAACAGTTTTTAGAGATTCCAACCACGGTTGTCCCTGCTAATATGTTTGTGCCAACAGCTCCTGAGGGCGAATATGCCGAGTTGCAGTTTGGCACAGAGCATAATTCTACGGCATCTATTACGGCCTCACAACTTCTGTTTGATGGCAGTTATATCGTTGGGCTTAAAGCTTCTACCATCTACAAGAGCCTATCACAACAATCTTTGCAATTGACCGAGCAGCAAATACAAGACAGTATAGCTGCAGCATACTACAATGTGTTGGTGGCAGAAGAAAGAAAAGACTTCTTGAAGCTAATTGCCGAGATACATCAGGGTATTTTAGATGAGGTACAAGCTCGTTATGACTTAGGTATGGTCGAGGATTTGGATGTAGATAGAATGGCACTCACCCTTTCTAATATGGAAATTCAATCTGAAAATATGCAAAGAATGACGGAAGTGGCTTATTTATATTTGAAGTTAATATTAGGGATTCCACTTGAAGAAGAATTAGTACTTACGGACAGTTTACCTACTTTATTAAGTCAAAATCAAACCCTAAAAATACAAGAGCCCAATATTGAAAATCGCTTAGAGTTTCAATTGGCTGATACACAAAGAAAATTATCTAAGTTAGATTTAAGGCGTTACCAATCTCAGTTTTTACCGAGTATTTCTGCATTTGGCACATACAGTCAAAATGCCTTTCGTAATGAGTTTAACTTCTTCGATGAGGATTTAAGCTGGTATCCTACACAGGTAGTAGGCGTTAAAGCCACAATGAATTTGTTCGATGGTTTTTCAAGAATTGCCAAAGTACAACAAGCTAAAATTGAGCTAGAAAAAGCTAAGAATAATCAATTTCAAGTTTCAGAATCATTGAGTCTGGCTCATAAGGTAGCGTTGTCTAACTACCTTACAGCTTATCATACTCAAAAGCAAAAATCTGAGAGCTTGGAGCTGAGTAAAAAAATCTATTTAAAAACTATGGCTAAATATAGAGAGGGTTTAGTCAGTAGTATGGAGCTATCGCAGTCAGGGGCTGATTACAGTCAGGCTCAAGCGGATAACGCCCAAGCTATCTATAACCTACTTATTGCAAAAACTAATTATAATCGTTCAGTCGGAAACTAA